From the Chitinolyticbacter meiyuanensis genome, one window contains:
- the ligA gene encoding NAD-dependent DNA ligase LigA, producing the protein MTDIAQRAAELRELLNRYAHEYYVLDTPSVPDAEYDRLFRELEAIERDHPELKTPDTPTLRVGGAILPAFAPVTHVVPMLSIRTETDVTAAGALAFDASVRRELGLAESDPPVEYAAELKFDGLAINLRFEHGVLVQAATRGDGATGEDVTQNIRTIRQIPLRLSGDAPAVLEVRGEVYMRRDDFEKLNARQRETGGKTFVNPRNTAAGAVRQLDPALAAQRPLSFFAYGLGEVQGWPVQPATHAGVLDALAGFGFPVCADRVVAQGGAGLVEFHAAIAAKRDTLPFDIDGVVYKVNQLALQRELGFRTREPRWAVAHKYPAQEALTVVEAIGVQVGRTGALTPVARLQPVFVGGVTVTNATLHNQDEVDRKDVRVGDTVIVRRAGDVIPEVVGVVLERRPMREVAGGDLFNPVQEPVHPPYRLPAECPVCGSHVVREEGEAVTRCSGGLICSAQRKEAIRHFAGRRMMDIEGLGERYIDNLVELDYLRSVADLYTLTLADLLEMKRRADERDGVTPETVLAGKVATKWAENLIDGIAASKHPPLARLLFALGIRHVGESTAKTLADWLGSLAIIRRAPAPLLRVLPDVGATVAVSIAEFFAEPQNEGVIDALLAAGVAPNDEHAPSPKLRGLLATDELLAACGIAKLTPLRARQLAERITSFTTLAELDQERLAALALPVELAASLGDWLACDTHRQLLCDLEALRTDLLALLPEQGTAAGRLDGQTFVLTGTLPTLSRDEAQALIEAAGGKVSGSVSKKTHYVVAGEAAGSKLAKAEELGISVLDEDGLRALLG; encoded by the coding sequence ATGACCGATATTGCCCAGCGCGCTGCCGAATTGCGCGAGCTGCTCAACCGCTACGCGCATGAATACTATGTGCTCGATACACCGAGCGTGCCCGATGCGGAATACGACCGCCTGTTCCGCGAGCTGGAAGCGATCGAGCGCGATCATCCCGAGCTGAAGACCCCCGACACGCCGACGCTGCGGGTTGGCGGCGCCATCCTGCCGGCCTTCGCGCCGGTAACGCATGTGGTGCCGATGCTGTCGATCCGCACCGAGACCGACGTCACCGCAGCCGGTGCCTTGGCATTCGATGCCAGCGTGCGGCGGGAGCTGGGCTTGGCAGAGTCGGACCCGCCCGTCGAATATGCGGCGGAGCTGAAGTTCGATGGCCTCGCCATCAACCTGCGTTTTGAGCATGGTGTGCTGGTGCAGGCCGCGACGCGCGGCGATGGCGCCACCGGCGAGGACGTGACGCAGAACATCCGCACCATCCGTCAAATTCCGCTGCGCCTGAGTGGTGATGCGCCAGCGGTACTGGAAGTGCGCGGCGAGGTCTATATGCGGCGCGATGACTTCGAGAAACTCAACGCCCGCCAGCGTGAGACTGGCGGCAAGACCTTCGTCAACCCGCGCAATACGGCCGCCGGCGCGGTACGCCAGCTCGATCCGGCGCTCGCGGCGCAGCGGCCGCTGTCTTTTTTTGCCTATGGCTTGGGTGAGGTGCAGGGCTGGCCGGTGCAGCCGGCTACCCATGCTGGCGTGCTCGATGCCTTGGCAGGATTCGGTTTTCCGGTCTGCGCCGACCGCGTGGTGGCGCAGGGCGGGGCGGGGCTGGTCGAGTTCCATGCTGCCATCGCTGCCAAGCGCGACACCTTGCCGTTCGATATCGATGGTGTGGTCTACAAGGTGAACCAGCTCGCGCTGCAACGCGAGCTGGGCTTTCGTACCCGCGAGCCGCGCTGGGCGGTGGCGCACAAGTACCCGGCGCAGGAAGCGCTGACCGTGGTCGAGGCCATTGGCGTGCAGGTGGGCCGTACGGGCGCGCTGACGCCGGTGGCGCGGCTGCAACCGGTGTTCGTGGGCGGCGTCACCGTGACCAACGCCACGCTGCACAACCAGGACGAGGTCGATCGCAAGGATGTACGCGTTGGCGATACGGTGATCGTGCGTCGTGCCGGCGATGTGATCCCCGAAGTCGTGGGCGTGGTGCTGGAGCGCCGGCCGATGCGCGAGGTCGCCGGCGGCGACCTGTTCAACCCCGTGCAGGAGCCGGTGCATCCGCCATACCGGCTGCCAGCCGAATGCCCTGTCTGCGGCTCGCATGTGGTGCGCGAGGAGGGCGAGGCGGTGACGCGTTGCTCGGGCGGACTGATCTGCTCGGCGCAGCGCAAGGAGGCGATCCGCCACTTTGCCGGACGCCGCATGATGGACATCGAAGGCTTGGGCGAGCGCTACATCGACAACCTCGTCGAGCTGGACTACCTGCGCTCAGTGGCCGATCTCTACACGCTGACGCTGGCCGACCTGCTGGAGATGAAACGCCGTGCCGACGAGCGCGACGGCGTGACGCCGGAAACGGTGCTGGCCGGCAAGGTCGCCACCAAGTGGGCGGAGAACCTGATCGACGGCATCGCCGCCAGCAAGCATCCGCCGTTGGCCCGGCTGCTATTCGCGCTTGGCATCCGCCACGTGGGCGAGTCGACCGCCAAGACGCTGGCCGACTGGCTGGGCAGTCTTGCCATCATTCGCCGTGCGCCAGCACCGTTGTTGCGCGTGTTGCCGGATGTTGGCGCCACCGTGGCTGTGAGCATCGCCGAATTCTTCGCCGAGCCGCAGAACGAGGGAGTGATCGATGCGCTGCTGGCGGCAGGCGTGGCACCGAACGATGAGCATGCCCCCAGTCCCAAGCTACGTGGCCTGCTGGCGACGGACGAACTGCTCGCTGCCTGCGGCATTGCCAAGCTGACGCCGCTGCGCGCCCGGCAGTTGGCCGAACGCATAACGTCGTTCACCACGTTGGCGGAGCTCGACCAGGAGCGGCTTGCCGCCCTCGCGCTGCCGGTTGAGTTGGCTGCCTCGCTCGGCGACTGGCTGGCGTGCGATACGCATCGCCAATTGTTGTGCGATCTGGAGGCGCTGCGCACCGATCTGCTGGCGCTGTTGCCGGAGCAGGGTACCGCTGCCGGCAGGCTGGATGGCCAGACTTTCGTGTTGACCGGCACCTTGCCCACGCTATCGCGCGATGAAGCTCAGGCGTTGATCGAGGCCGCCGGCGGCAAGGTGTCGGGCAGCGTGTCGAAGAAAACGCACTACGTGGTGGCCGGCGAGGCGGCCGGCTCGAAGCTTGCCAAGGCTGAGGAGCTCGGTATTTCGGTGCTGGACGAAGATGGGCTGCGCGCGCTGCTCGGTTGA